One Bacteroidales bacterium genomic window carries:
- a CDS encoding toll/interleukin-1 receptor domain-containing protein, translated as MSQLNKTNSWIFISHSHRDMEKVRQIRNYLEKHGANPLLFFLKCLNDDDARLPELISDEILARNFFILCDSENARNSSWVQKEQAIVMNMGNIVKETIDLGQDIKSQYYKLDRICKKATIFISYAHQDRNIAEQIIQKLIQNDYSVWIDNEIEAGCNWSDEIHGAIDDAVERGFVMVLLSPASLTSQCLKSETEYALELASKSGKSNIIPVVISPFDPGMMPPQLTNIKWFDLTIETFDQRVEELLSFLNKQEIY; from the coding sequence ATGAGTCAATTAAATAAAACCAATTCTTGGATTTTCATCTCCCATTCGCACCGCGACATGGAGAAAGTACGTCAGATTCGCAATTATCTTGAGAAACATGGTGCTAATCCTCTTTTGTTCTTTCTCAAGTGCCTTAATGATGACGACGCCCGACTTCCTGAGCTTATCAGCGATGAAATTCTTGCACGCAATTTTTTCATCCTGTGTGATAGCGAGAATGCAAGAAACTCATCCTGGGTTCAAAAAGAACAGGCAATTGTAATGAATATGGGTAATATTGTCAAGGAAACCATTGATCTCGGGCAAGATATTAAATCCCAATATTACAAACTTGACAGGATTTGCAAAAAAGCTACCATCTTTATTTCTTATGCCCATCAGGATAGGAATATAGCTGAGCAAATAATACAAAAACTAATTCAGAACGATTATTCTGTCTGGATAGATAATGAAATTGAAGCAGGATGCAATTGGTCGGATGAAATACATGGAGCTATTGATGATGCTGTTGAGCGGGGTTTTGTAATGGTTTTATTAAGCCCTGCATCACTCACAAGCCAATGTTTGAAATCGGAAACGGAATATGCCCTCGAACTTGCTTCAAAATCAGGGAAAAGCAATATTATTCCGGTGGTTATTTCACCTTTTGATCCTGGTATGATGCCTCCTCAACTTACCAATATTAAATGGTTTGATTTGACAATAGAGACCTTCGACCAGCGTGTTGAAGAGCTCTTATCGTTTTTAAACAAACAAGAAATTTATTGA